The DNA window GTTGCATACGCGCCGCCGCCCACGCCCACGACGAGCACCGCAGCTGCGGCCGCGACCGCCGCGAAGCGCCAGCGACGCTTGCCTCCGCGCACGGCACGCACCTCGGGGGCAGTGCGCGGATCCGTCTGCTCCTGCGCCGCCGCCAGGTTGGCCGCCATGCGCGCCTTCGTCTCGGGGGAGAACCTCAGGGCGTCCATCGTGTTGTTATAGTCCCTGTTCACAACAGGCTCCTTCCAACGTCGTGCGGAGCTTTCCGCGCCCGCGGCTCAGGTGGGCCGCCACGGCGGCCTCGCTGCGCCCGGTGAGCTCGGCGATCTCGCGCACGGAGTATCCTTCGTAATAGTGCAGGTAGATGGCCTCGCGGTACTTCCGCGGCAGCGCCATCACCTCGTCGAGCACCGGCGACTCGGGCGGCTCGGGGGCGGCCACGTCGGGCGCGGCCTCGAGCGGAACCGAGGTGCGCCGCCTGCTGCTGCGCAGCACGTCCTTGCAGGCGTTCGCCGTGGCGCGGATCACCCACGCCTTCTCGTGCGCCGGCGAGTCGAAGGCCGCCTCGCGCTGCAACAGCTTGAGCAGCACCGTCTGGCAGATGTCCTCGGCGTCGTATGTGGACTTCAGGTAGGTGAAGCTCAGGCGCAGGATGAGGTCGGCGTACGCCTCCACCAGCCGCCTGGCCTCGTCCTCGTTTCGCTCTCTCGTGTCCTTGTGCATGGGTGCCCTTCTGCTTGTCCGGTCGGCAACGTTGCTTCACTTCCAATACGAATCAGGAGGGGGATTCCTGACAAACGGGTCGTCTTAATGCCATATTAACGCTCGCGGGGGCCGTCTTAATGTCGCGCTCATGCGCTTCTTCCTATTCTGGATGCGAGGCAAGTGCGTAATCGAAAGAAAGGAAGACGATGGGAATCGTAACCGGAAT is part of the Arabiibacter massiliensis genome and encodes:
- a CDS encoding sigma-70 family RNA polymerase sigma factor encodes the protein MHKDTRERNEDEARRLVEAYADLILRLSFTYLKSTYDAEDICQTVLLKLLQREAAFDSPAHEKAWVIRATANACKDVLRSSRRRTSVPLEAAPDVAAPEPPESPVLDEVMALPRKYREAIYLHYYEGYSVREIAELTGRSEAAVAAHLSRGRGKLRTTLEGACCEQGL